One segment of Apus apus isolate bApuApu2 chromosome 1, bApuApu2.pri.cur, whole genome shotgun sequence DNA contains the following:
- the GOLGB1 gene encoding golgin subfamily B member 1 isoform X2, which translates to MLSRLSGLASTVLQELSGDDGDAVSEPSIAAQALEPKAESMEEVPEELLERLAQTEKLVVQLKDLVREKDALLQQKETILQEEREAADAKLMKLKLQAKARLAALNKRIEELTEKGSPLPAQTSSEEQVYPKSNQNTSEGHREEAKALREQLREREETVQDLKEQLALAKVNLKDAEIKYATQLSSLQEVIQEKEALLEEQVQQHQTELLKIVTKSDLEVEMQQNMCTLQRKLEEREAALLGQTQVVELLQQELCAAEQQNQTLLVQCQKMEVDLSTLKDVLDAERRECQNVREKMELELAERKLSSHRMQEEVQCLSEQLEEARRAQAELEIKYKDLEQEKRLEVEEKDLQISCLKVSEQELQSRHAALVAENDQLKRDVDRLLVSAENSATAQELQGELQKSEEFICCQNEQKCQSVMQVSESKNQDETTSQEKKTDQEDQNETSLLPTEILERQKTEEIPHLQLVLQEEAVMVTENAKQNKNVGPEVKGLQTLEAPVSYADCSSTGVSGELVNSEVQKPFDDTLVLSEARTAGFPNGSKQLAEENCPPEILAYFAAKKQKELSVLLLELKEAQEEITFLKSQLQGPNSQTGNQAEEAANQLEDGYQIQFLEREEQKASDTQNELDSSSLLKETVMEQIGVLQENKISLQVSQGSTVPCRGEMEAMQEVSRADPEPGTSQSQELIKLQNQITELQIILQQSQETYQKDLGEKGAEIDRLNQLAEEYRKKIEDSDSALCILTEERDQLLCQMKELSTITELKEQVKQLEENLALSEKQRLSDSESSLLREQIQSLKNEFKSKEIKIEALQKDLDEAQFQLSDQDMQLKDLRSQIENKECEVLDLEQLLKKNTAEIKELSQTLASKRGEAASLEQLVAEHTRSIETLQQTLLEKDQQMTEISVSMSDKMVLLNEEKFSLVNELKSLKEQTSLLLKAQEEKDQNIEATDTHLSCGACEQQYEPEAASRERDVLVNELELLKKENEQVKRKLQAALVNRKELLKKVNKLENELVQVRREHEAETSVAREAEGEENLTSVVSREVNLERQPSEEYLIQLLSEKESELQGIRKDLLEKETTEAQLQAVIEEMRQSLQGKTNIVSTADEIMESQATADKITETNKSPKDSEDNEKNSSAAINLEENQMSALQERISVLEQEKEQLQKKLQEALVSRKDTIKKAQEKDRHHREQLKQQKDDYNVLQEQFDKQSKEKESIQAQLRQLQEQKGLSEGVLGNQGGLDSSCMEAENTTNNKLVQVADVSGEELKEKLEKLQMEKEELEYNIRHMQSELACKSELVSQLQEHIAQLFLEVEGLKRTSDQAEAKAASLQTELEESRAQISGEGSLEDLKTLVQQKGEEMEFLNLQLREKSEALENVQAQLLEKEDSVKRLCSQLEIQAQVHEEQSKRLQTELLEFQEKQNDGAEAAKQNHQMQRKLQAALISRKEALKESKSLKEELANAKTTIENLSVKLTNMESQICGHVKETDTLKAKLVSLTEEREKLIAEVDKVLTENQNLDGCCKNLTLTLDGVVLEKEKLEKEVESLKCFQVTESSEWQEKYRELQKEYETLLQSYENVSNETERMQHLLETARQEKQDTLIKLKSVEAEKEETDKQLQEAGQEIDGMKEKMRKFAKSKQQKILELEEENEKLRAEMHFTDGELHRTGDVLTNTSLKEDLESSRRDCQSLSAQLETEMAEKESLRQEITDLKHHLQLTESKLKESRELVDKCVAQQTAGEETNQTVATPPPMERIENQKEISFRPESPTAELEQKAFGSSSPCEELCSYIQQVAELTERITELEENRRASEQQLGDIRMCVETLAAEKRALETQVEEKDHELNALQDKVARMEQTVQNTKDDLVKMTELKDTLEAEKDDLEERLMNQLAELNGTIGNYQQDATDFQVKNEQLKQELQSLQRIMNELEEEKCQMAKEKSTGSSEKQKEPEEKLKCSWRGDSSTHVKELQELLKEKQQEIKQLQKDCIKSQEKNSSLERTVKALEFVQSESQKEVEAAKEDLAKAVEDTKKAQAELALCKVVLDDTQSEAARVLAESVKVKEELQANKETIKIQMKKKDEDFERRLEQEKDKYTKEIKNMEEKLATLQREKADMGTTVGDLQDSLKTKDQEVKQLEGNLNKTLAQLAAFTRSMSSLQDDRDRVIDESKTWEKKFTETIQKMEEETRSKEATCVVLKDQMKQMIIHVEELQAQISRLECDKKDQESECRKEIQHHQKTCEMLQEEKKELLTQLEESQKLYSRSQNEQQKLESEISSLRDQLADLQDSFTKCELVREELVSMVKQQETSIQNFKFSCEQLKADLRASKDLTNKLHEETSAKDQKIMSLLSAKEEAVMTALSELQQQHSEEMKELEHRLSKEEEDKKDLENEKNQFRDKLDRLTEKMKISREESKQQKSQLDSFTKSMLSLQDDRDRILRDYKQLEERHLVIILEKDQLIQEAAAENNKLKEEIRSFHSQMDDLNSENAKLNAELVRYREDLNQVISIKDSQQKQLLKTQLQRIQALEKEKAIIETQLKESEHTQDDLRKGMEALREDKARMSQEIVTLMSSLSQVQSEMTALREGGPVMECQAQLKAREEEAQELGHKLSLSQKRITELEGELVCVQRDAAKRVGEAEDRLRKELKHLHHDAGIMRNETETAEERVAELAQDLMEMEQKFLAVTDENKDLRAQIQSFGKSMSSLQDSRDQANEELHVLKQKYSADLEEQKSLVQNLQKQMVQLQEEQYSTARDRDAVRSELTELQKATDERGLLAQVEQLNQMLRAKDDELLHLSSELEGSSNQVKSFSKAMASLQNERDRLLNELDKACKAEEMKQQAEGSTSTAPSEVQSLKKALSSLQNDRDRVVRELKNLQQQYILVGVESAENSRLKAQLQEYQQDADKQHRLQEQLKQECATYQQELQQLRQEKTAWEKQSSSMKEQYLMAIAEKDKQLSHLQRITQEMRRPPSKSQVAEEQYQTKIYSEVLRGDFPSLETETKHLQAQLSDSLKELHQKELRIQQLNSKLSQVFEEKNTLSLQLRGSSRSICESHQHYSEVLSRCLELERQLQELQAAGKGTELFATDAAPGAPQEKNKPQSGSYTPELQELQLRLSESEHLHSSTKQDLRCLEEQLEEERDRRLAVEEALSAAQDQIRRLQSSEWASSSSASIDMTPGHEHSLLINSMDNNFSRTQNIPGLRRLLRSLFRSRTHLPLLVAMYLLALHVLLFLCFTGHL; encoded by the exons ATGCTGAGCCGGTTGTCAGGTTTAGCAAGCACTGTTCTACAGGAGCTGTCAGGTGATGATGGAGATGCAGTTTCTGAACCCTCTATTGCT GCACAAGCTTTAGAgccaaaagcagaaagcatgGAGGAGGTACCCGAGGAGCTATTGGAACGTCTGGCCCAAACAGAAAAACTAGTTGTTCAGCTGAAGGATTTGGTCCGAGAAAAGGAtgccctgctccagcaaaaAGAAACTATACTCCAG GAAGAGCGAGAGGCTGCAGATGCCAAGCTGATGAAGCTGAAACTTCAGGCCAAAGCCAGGCTGGCCGCTCTGAACAAACGCATTGAGGAGCTGACAGAGAAGGGATCACCATTGCCTGCACAGACCTCATCAGAAGAGCAAGTGTACCCCAAG AGTAACCAAAATACAAGTGAAGGGCACAGAGAGGAAGCCAAAGCACTAAGAGAGCAGCTCAGGGAGCGAGAGGAGACTGTTCAGGATCTGAAGGAACAACTGGCTCTAGCCAAAGTGAATCTCAAAGATGCTGAAATCAAGTATGCCACACAG CTGAGCTCCCTGCAGGAAGTGATTCAGGAGAAGGAAGCTCTCCTAGAAGAGCAGGTCCAACAGCACCAAACTGAATTGCTCAAGATAGTAACCAAGTCAGATCTGGAAGTAGAGATGCAACAG AACATGTGCACACTTCAGAGGAAGCTGGAGGAGCGGGAGGCAGCTCTACTGGGACAAACTCAGGTGGTGGaattgctgcagcaggagctaTGTGCTGCTGAACAGCAGAACCAG ACACTCCTAGTTCAGTGCCAGAAGATGGAAGTGGATCTAAGCACTCTGAAGGATGTGCTAGATGCAGAGAGACGAGAGTGTCAGAATGTCAGAGAGAAGATGGAGCTGGAACTAGCTGAGAGGAAGCTGTCCTCCCATCGCATGCAGGAGGAGGTGCAGTGTCTCTCCGAACAGCTGGAAGAGGCAAGAAGAGCACAAGCTGAATTAGAGATAAAGTATAAAGACctggagcaggaaaaaaggCTGGAGGTGGAAGAGAAGGACCTGCAGATCAGTTGTCTTAAGGTGTCTGAGCAAGAGCTGCAGTCTAGGCACGCTGCCCTTGTAGCTGAGAACGACCAGCTGAAGCGGGATGTTGACCGGCTGTTGGTGTCTGCTGAGAACAGTGCTACAGCACAGGAGCTACAGG GTGAACTACAGAAATCTGAAGAATTTATCTGCTGTCAGAATGAGCAGAAATGCCAGTCAGTAATGCAGGTCTCTGAATCGAAGAATCAG GATGAAACAacttcacaagaaaaaaaaacagatcagGAAGATCAGAATGAGACTTCACTCCTACCCACAGAAATCTTGGAAAGACAGAAGACTGAAG AAATCCCACACTTGCAACTTGTTCTTCAGGAGGAAGCTGTGATGGTCACAGAGAATGCAAAGCAG AATAAGAATGTTGGACCTGAGGTGAAAGGCTTGCAGACTCTGGAAGCTCCAGTCTCATATGCAGACTGCTCATCTACAG GTGTGTCAGGAGAGCTGGTGAATTCTGAAGTGCAAAAGCCTTTTGATGACACTTTGGTGCTCTCTGAG GCAAGAACAGCTGGCTTTCCCAATGGAAGCAAGCAGCTTGCTGAGGAAAATTGTCCACCTGAAATTCTAGCATATTTtgctgcaaagaaacaaaaagagttgtcagttttgctgctggaaCTGAAAGAAGCCCAGGAAGAAATaacttttctgaaaagtcaGCTCCAGGGCCCAAACAGCCAAACAGGTAACCAAGCAGAAGAAGCAGCTAACCAGCTGGAAGATGGTTACCAGATACAGTTTctggagagggaagagcagaaggcTTCAGATACACAAAATGAATTGGACAGTAGCTCACTACTGAAAGAAACCGTAATGGAGCAAATTGGTGTgcttcaagaaaacaaaatcagtcTTCAAGTTTCCCAGGGGAGCACTGTCCcctgcagaggggagatggaggcaATGCAAGAAGTCTCTAGAGCAGATCCAGAGCCTGGCACCTCTCAATCTCAAGAACTGATAAAGTTACAAAACCAAATTACAGAACTGCAAATAATTCTGCAGCAATCACAAGAGACCTATCAGAAAGATCTAGGAGAAAAAGGTGCTGAAATAGATAGGCTAAACCAGTTGGCTGAggaatatagaaaaaaaatagaggattCTGACAGTGCACTTTGTATTTTGACTGAAGAACGAGATCAGCTCCTGTGTCAGATGAAGGAACTTTCTACCATAACAGAACTGAAAGAGCAGGTGAAGCAACTTGAGGAAAATCTAgctctttcagaaaagcagagactGTCAGACAGTGAAAGCAGTCTTTTGAGAGAACAAATCCAGAGccttaaaaatgaatttaaatccaaggaaataaaaattgaagcTTTGCAAAAGGACTTGGATGAAGCACAATTTCAGCTTTCTGACCAGGACATGCAACTAAAAGATCTGAGGAGCCAGATCGAGAATAAGGAATGTGAAGTGCTTGATCTAGAACAACTTTTGAAGAAGAACACAGCTGAGATAAAAGAGCTTTCCCAGACCTTAGCCTCAAAGAGAGGTGAAGCAGCAAGCCTGGAACAGCTTGTTGCGGAACACACCAGGTCTATAGAGACCCTGCAACAAACCCTGCTGGAGAAAGACCAACAGATGACAGAGATCAGTGTCAGCATGTCTGATAAAATGGTCCTGCTAAATGAAGAGAAGTTTTCTCTAGTAAATGAGCTAAAGAGTCTTAAAGAGCAAACAAGTCTATTATTAAAAGCCCAGGaagaaaaagaccaaaacaTAGAAGCAACAGATACACACCTGAGCTGTGGAGCATGTGAGCAGCAGTATGAGCCAGAGGCAGCATCTAGAGAACGTGACGTATTAGTAAATGAGCTTGaacttctgaaaaaagaaaacgaGCAAGTGAAGCgaaagctgcaggcagcacttgTCAACAGGAAGGAGCTTCTGAAGAAGGTCAACAAATTAGAGAATGAACTCGTGCAAGTGAGAAGAGAACATGAAGCAGAAACCTCAGTGGCTCGAGAAgctgaaggggaagaaaatctgACAAGTGTGGTAAGCAGAGAAGTAAATCTTGAAAGGCAGCCCAGTGAGGAATATCTAATTCAActgctttctgaaaaggaaTCTGAGCTGCAGGGCATCCGCAAGGACCTGCTGGAGAAGGAAACCACTGAAGCACAATTGCAGGCAGTGATTGAGGAAATGAGGCAGAGCTTGCAAGGCAAGACAAACATTGTTTCAACTGCAGATGAAATCATGGAGAGTCAGGCAACTGCTGACAAAAtaactgaaacaaataaaagccCAAAAGATTCtgaagacaatgaaaaaaatagttcagCAGCTATAAATCTTGAAGAAAACCAAATGTCTGCTCTGCAAGAGAGGATTTCAGTTCTTgagcaagaaaaagaacaacttCAAAAAAAACTCCAGGAAGCTCTGGTATCTCGTAAAGACACTATTAAAAAGGCTCAAGAAAAAGACAGGCATCACAGGGAACAGCTGAAACAGCAGAAGGATGATTACAATGTCCTACAAGAGCAGTTTGAtaagcaaagcaaagagaaggagAGCATCCAAGCTCAGCTCAGACAACTCCAAGAACAGAAAGGATTATCAGAGGGTGTTCTTGGGAATCAAGGTGGGTTGGATTCTTCATGCAtggaagcagaaaatacaacaaataaCAAACTTGTACAAGTTGCAGATGTTTCTGGGGAAGAGCTTAAGGAAAAACTTGAAAAACTGCAGATGGAGAAAGAGGAATTGGAATATAACATCAGGCATATGCAGAGTGAACTTGCTTGCAAATCAGAATTAGTGTCTCAGTTGCAAGAGCATATAGCACAGTTATTTCTGGAGGTAGAAGGGCTGAAGAGAACCTCTGACCAAGCTGAAGCCAAGGCAGCAAGTCTTCAGACAGAATTGGAGGAGAGCCGAGCACAAATTTCTGGAGAGGGCAGTCTGGAAGACCTGAAAACACTTGTGCAACAAAAGGGTGAAGAAATGGAATTTCTTAACTTGCAGTTAAGGGAGAAAAGTGAAGCTCTCGAGAATGTGCAGGCACAATTGCTGGAAAAGGAGGATTCAGTCAAGAGACTTTGTAGTCAGTTGGAAATTCAAGCTCAGGTACATGAGGAGCAAAGCAAACGGCTGCAAACAGAGTTGCTTGAatttcaggaaaagcaaaatgatgGTGCAGAAGCAGCTAAGCAGAACCACCAAATGCAGAGAAAGCTGCAAGCTGCACTTATCTCAAGAAAAGAGGCACTAAAGGAGAGCAAATCTCTAAAAGAGGAGCTGGCTAATGCTAAAACTACTATTGAAAATCTTTCTGTCAAGTTGACAAATATGGAAAGCCAAATATGTGGCCATGTTAAAGAAACAGACACTTTAAAAGCTAAGTTAGTGAGCCTCACTGAAGAGCGAGAAAAACTTATTGCAGAAGTTGATAAAGTACTTACAGAAAATCAGAACCTTGATGGATGCTGTAAAAACCTGACATTAACTCTGGATGGAGTTGTTCtagagaaggagaagctggagaaggaggtggAATCCCTGAAATGCTTTCAAGTCACTGAGAGTTCTGAGTGGCAGGAGAAATACAGGGAGCTTCAGAAAGAGTATGAAACTCTCCTGCAGTCATATGAGAATGTGAGCAATGAAACTGAGCGGATGCAGCATTTGTTGGAAACTGCTaggcaggaaaagcaggacactttaattaaactgaaaagtgttgaagcagaaaaagaagaaacagataaACAGCTACAGGAAGCTGGACAGGAAATTGATGGGATGAAggagaaaatgaggaaatttGCCAAGTCAAAGCAACAGAAGATCCTGGAACTGGAGGAGGAGAATGAGAAACTTAGAGCAGAGATGCATTTTACAGATGGCGAGCTACACAGGACTGGAGATGTCTTGACAAATACTAGCCTGAAAGAAGATCTGGAGAGTTCTAGGAGGGACTGCCAGTCTCTTTCTGCTCAGCTTGAGACAGAAATGGCTGAAAAGGAGTCTCTTAGACAAGAGATCACCGACTTAAAGCATCATTTGCAGTTAACAGAATCTAagctgaaggaaagcagagaactGGTAGACAAGTGTGTTGCTCAGCAGACAGCAGGGGAAGAAACAAATCAGACAGTTGCCACACCACCACCAATGGAGAGAATTGAAAATCAAAAGGAGATAAGCTTTAGACCAGAGTCTCCTACTGCAGAGCTGGAACAAAAAGCATTCGGAAGCAGTAGCCCTTGTGAAGAACTTTGTAGCTACATCCAGCAGGTAGCTGAGCTCACAGAACGAATCACAGAACTAGAAGAGAACAGGAGGGCTTCAGAGCAACAGCTGGGAGACATCCGCATGTGTGTTGAGACTTTGGCAGCTGAGAAAAGGGCTTTAGAGACCCAAGTGGAAGAGAAAGACCATGAATTGAATGCTCTCCAAGACAAAGTAGCAAGGATGGAACAAACAGTCCAAAACACCAAAGATGACCTTGTTAAGATGACAGAACTGAAGGACACACTAGAAGCGGAGAAGGATGATTTGGAAGAAAGGCTCATGAATCAGCTGGCAGAACTTAATGGGACTATTGGAAACTATCAGCAAGATGCAACAGATTTCCAGGTAAAAAATGAGCAACTGAAACAGGAGCTTCAGAGTTTGCAGAGAATTATGAATgaactggaggaggaaaaatgtcagatggcaaaggagaaaagcacaggaagttcagaaaagcaaaaggaaccTGAAGAAAAGCTAAAGTGCAGTTGGAGGGGAGACAGCAGCACACATGTAAAGGAGCTTCAGGAActgctgaaagagaaacaacaggagattaagcagctgcagaaggactgtattaaaagccaggaaaagaaCAGTAGTTTAGAAAGAACTGTTAAAGCTCTGGAATTTGTGCAGAGTGAGTCTCAGAAAGAGGTAGAAGCAGCCAAAGAGGATTTAGCCAAAGCAGTGGAAGACACCAAGAAGGCCCAAGCTGAGCTTGCACTCTGCAAGGTAGTGTTGGATGACACCCAGAGTGAGGCAGCAAGGGTTCTAGCAGAAAGTGTCAAAGTGAAAGAAGAGTTGCAGGCAAACAAAGAGACtattaaaattcaaatgaagaaaaaagatgagGACTTTGAGAGAAGACTGGAACAGGAAAAAGACAAGTACAcgaaagaaattaaaaacatggaagaaaagctggCAACTTTGCAGAGGGAGAAAGCTGATATGGGAACGACTGTTGGTGATCTTCAAGACTCCTTAAAGACAAAGGATCAAGAAGTCAAGCAATTGGAAGGCAACCTAAACAAAACATTAGCCCAGCTTGCAGCCTTCACCAGGAGCATGTCTTCCCTTCAGGATGATCGGGACAGAGTGATCGATGAGTCAAAAACATGGGAGAAGAAATTCACTGAAACTATTCAAAAGATGGAGGAAGAAACACGCTCAAAAGAGGCAACTTGTGTTGTGCTGAAGGACCAGATGAAGCAGATGATCATACATGTGGAAGAACTTCAGGCTCAAATATCCAG gCTGGAATGTGACAAGAAAGACCAGGAGTCTGAATGCAGGAAGGAGATTCAGCATCATCAAAAGACATGTGAAatgctgcaggaggaaaaaaaggagctttTGACTCAGCTTGAAGAATCTCAAAAACTCTATAGCAGGTCTCAGAATGAGCAGCAGAAATTGGAGTCAGAAATCAGCAGTCTGAGAGACCAGCTTGCTGACTTACAGGATTCTTTCACCAAATGTGAGTTGGTCAGAGAAGAGCTGGTGAGTATGGTCAAGCAACAAGAGACCAGTATCCAGAATTTTAAATTCAGCTGTGAACAGCTCAAGGCTGATCTGCGAGCTTCCAAGGACCTAACAAATAAACTGCATGAAGAAACTAGTGCCAAGGATCAGAAGATCATGAGTTTGCTGTCTGCCAAGGAAGAAGCAGTTATGACTGCTCTGTCTGAATTACAGCAGCAACATTCTGAAGAGATGAAAGAGCTTGAGCATAGGCTAAGCaaggaggaagaagacaaaaaagactTGGAAAATGAGAAGAACCAATTTCGTGACAAACTTGACCGTCTcactgaaaagatgaaaataagcagagaagaaagtaaGCAACAGAAGTCACAGCTGGACTCCTTCACCAAGTCCATGTTATCTTTGCAAGATGACAGAGACCGCATCCTGAGAGACTACAAGCAGCTTGAGGAACGTCATCTTGTTATAATCTTGGAAAAAGACCAGCTAATTcaagaggctgctgctgaaaacaaTAAGCTTAAGGAAGAAATCAGAAGTTTTCATAGCCAGATGGATGACCTCAACTCTGAGAATGCCAAGCTGAATGCAGAGTTGGTGCGGTACAGAGAAGACCTCAACCAAGTGATTTCAATAAAGGACTCCCAACAGAAACAACTTCTCAAAACACAGCTTCAGCGGATCCAAGctctggaaaaggagaaggcaatcatagaaacacagctgaaagaGTCCGAGCATACTCAGGATGACCTCAGGAAGGGCATGGAAGCCTTGAGAGAGGATAAAGCCAGGATGTCTCAAGAGATTGTAACCCTCATGTCCTCTTTGTCTCAGGTGCAGAGTGAGATGACAGCATTACGTGAGGGGGGTCCTGTCATGGAGTGTCAAGCACAGCTGAAGGCCCGAGAGGAAGAGGCACAAGAACTGGGTCATAAGCTTTCCCTGTCACAGAAAAGGATAACAGAACTTGAGGGGGAACTAGTATGTGTTCAAAGGGATGCAGCCAAGAGagtgggagaggctgaggacaGGCTTCGGAAGGAACTGAAGCACCTACATCATGATGCAGGAATAATGAGgaatgaaacagaaacagcagaagagagagTAGCAGAGTTGGCACAGGACTTGATGGAAATGGAACAGAAATTTCTTGCAGTAACAGATGAAAACAAAGATCTCAGAGCTCAAATTCAGTCTTTTGGGAAGTCCATGAGCTCTCTTCAGGATAGCCGGGACCAGGCCAATGAAGAGCTTCatgttttgaaacagaaatattctgCAGACTTAGAGGAACAAAAGAGTCTCGTGCAGAATCTTCAGAAACAGATGGTTCAGCTACAAGAGGAGCAATATTCCACTGCCAGGGACCGAGATGCAGTGAGGTCTGAGCTGACAGAACTGCAGAAAGCCACTGATGAAAGAGGTCTCTTGGCCCAGGTTGAGCAACTTAATCAGATGCTCAGAGCCAAAGATGATGAGCTTCTCCATTTGTCTTCGGAACTGGAAGGCTCTTCCAACCAAGTCAAGTCTTTCTCCAAGGCTATGGCAAGCCTGCAGAATGAGCGAGACCGCCTGCTGAACGAATTGGACAAAGCATGTAAGGCTGAAGAAATGAAGCAACAGGCAGAAGGGAGCACTTCCACTGCTCCTTCAGAAGTGCAGAGTCTTAAGAAGGCACTGTCCTCCTTGCAGAATGACAGAGACAGAGTA GTAAGAGAGCTGAAGAATCTGCAGCAGCAATACATACTAGTCGGGGTGGAATCCGCTGAAAATTCTCGCTTAAAAGCACAACTGCAGGAATATCAGCAAGATGCAGATAAGCAGCACCGTCTCCAAGAACAGCTGAAGCAAGAGTGTGCTACCTACCAGCAGGAGCTCCAGCAGCTTAG